CGTAGCTAGATTTCGTAACTTTGTTAAAAAGGACAATATATGTTATCAAAGAAGCTAGAAAAAGCGCTGAACAATCAAATACGAATAGAGGCTGAATCGTCTCAAGTTTATCTATCTATGGCTTCTTGGGCCGAAGTAAAGGGATTAGAGGGCGTAGCTGGATTCATGTACGGCCATTCAGACGAAGAACGCATGCATATGCTAAAATTGGTCAAATATGTAAACGAAAGAGGGGGACACGCCATTATTTCAGATTTGAAAGCACCAGAGACCGAGTTTGGAACGTTAACAAAAATGTTGCAAAAGCTTTACGATCATGAAGTTTTTGTTTCGCAAAGTATAAATGACCTGGTTCATGTTACTTTAGAGGAAAAGGACTATGCCACACACAATTTTCTACAGTGGTATGTAGCGGAGCAACTAGAAGAAGAAGCTTTGGCAAGAACCGTTCTGGATAAGATCAATTTGATAGGAAACGACAAAGGAGGACTATATCTTTTTGATAGGGACATTCAACAGTTAACTGTTGAGAGTGCTGCATCGGATACTGGTGGTGAATAATTTTAACAATCGAATTTATTTAGATTAATTTAAAATAAGTTATTTTTGGCTCATCTGTGTTTTGCGATGGGTAAAAAGAAAAAATCAAAAAAAAGCAATAAAGCCTTACTAAAGGAGCTAACGCCCACCAATTGTAAGACAAAATGTTGCAAAAAATACAAAAAGGCAGAGAGTAAACGCTGTAAGCGTTGCCCATGTTTTGACCTGCTTAAGAAAGTAGCATAAAAAAAAGCCACCTTATCGGTGGCTTTTGTATTTTCTGGCCATGATATTATTTCTTCATATCAGATTGCGTTACTTTACCAGTATTCTGAATCGAGAAAAAATCTGAATCCGATAGTGATAAATACTCTTTTGCTTTCTGAAAGTACAGTTCACTATGCGGCTTATCATGTGTACAGTTTTTAAGATGTTCTTTGTACGCATCCTTTTTACCTTTCATATACACCAGATAAGAGGTAAAGTTCATCTTCCCTAAATTTCGTTCATACATTCTCTGATCTACCCAATAATCCGATTCATCTTGATGACTTAAAAGTAAGAGTGATTGTTCGTAATCCGCATCGCGCTGGGCAAGCTTTTCGTAAAATCGAAATCCGTTTACCGTGTGGCCATGGTTTTGGGCAAACGTCCCAAACCAAGAGCTACAAGCAAGAACCACTAAGGGAAAACGAATTGCTTTCATTTATATTAATCTTTTCTATTTTAAGTTGGACGGAACACCGACCAAAATGTTGCGTGATTTCTCTTTAAATTAAAGTTAATTTATCAATGAAAAGAAAAAAGGGGGTCAAACACCCCCTTTATCGTTTATCTGTTAGTACGACTTATTTGCCTAACATCAAAAGTTCATTGCACTTGATCTCAGTGATATATCTTTTTTCACCATCCTTGGTCTCGTAAGAACGTGAAGTAAGTTTTCCTTCAATCGCGACTTCCTTGCCCTTTACCAAATAGTTTTCCACAATCTCGGCTGTTTTCTCCCAGGCAACGATATTATGCCATTGGGTATCCGTTACTTTTTCCCCCTCGGCGTTTTTATAGGATTCGTTTGTAGCTATTGAAAATTTTGCCAGTTTACTGCCATTTTCCAACAGTACGATTTCTGGGTCATTTCCTAGGTTTCCAATCAACTGTACTTTGTTTCTTAGTGAATTCATCTTTTTAAATTTTACATGTTAAACAGTTCATACTATCGAACGCTTATCATTCGACAGGGCAAACATAAGAGCAGTAAAAAACAGGAATCGGTTTTAAAACATTTGTTTTCGTTTGTAAACGGATGTAAATGTTTTAACTTAAAAAGAGCGGGGTGGATGTAAAAAACAAAGCAATTAGGAGCGACAATACTTATAGCGATTCGAAAGGGCGTTTACTTTTTGTCGTTTATTTAAACTTTAGAATTACAAAAGTCAATGTGAGGAGAACAATTATCGAAACCATTATGTTTCTATTCCAGTTAATTTGTGATTGTTCATGCTCAAGTTCAGACGTGCCAAACTTTGCAAAAACCCTCCAAAAAAACCCTCCAATATCTCTAAATATTCGCCACACTTGTTATCCCTTATTTTAAGCTTTAAAATTTACTCAAAGAATACTTCATTCAATTTCACCTTGTAAAATCATCTATTTCCCTAAAGATTTCTACGGAGATTCGTTTGCCCAAATCATGCATGGATCCCATTTGGCTATGATTGCCATCATGCCAAAATTTCTTCCAGTCATTTAGAGAATCCCATCTTGCTATTGTCTTTATTTCTTTGGTATCCTTATCGTTCTGCAACATAAAACTACCTCTTGCTCCTTCAACTTCTTTATGAATTCTATTCGTTGTTCTTTTCCATGTCTCGATGAAAAGCTCTAATTTTTCGGGCTCTACTTGCCAGCTATATAGTATTCGTATCATTTTATTATCATTTAAGGTCCATTAAAAATAATAGAGAAAGACGAAATGACTTAAATATACTATCAACTTTTAAAAATAGATATAAAATGGGATGACCAATATTTGTACCGCTCTCTCCAATTGGAAATATTGAGCTTATAGGTTTTAAATCTCTGTATAATCACGACAGCAATATGTAAATTAGAATGGTCAGCACCACCAAAATAATTCCAGCAAAATTGACCGAAGACCAACCTTTTTCAGCAGAATCTTCTGAGGTGTCTTCCAAAAAAACTGTTGTTGGGAATAATTTAGAAAACAAAAACATGATGAGAAAGTTTAATACAAATTCAATCCCCCATAAGTGAACAAAATGAATATCAACTTTTAAAATGAAGGTTGTTAGTATATAGAAGGTAAACCCAAAAAATAGTCCAGCTTTCGCACCGACCGTATTTATCTGTTTAATAAATATACCTGCTATAATGATTGAAGAAATGGGTATAAAGAAAATGCCATTTAATTCCTGTAAAAGAAAATAAAGCCCATCGGGAGCATAAGCTACCATAGGTGCAACAGTTATTGCGATAACTGCCAATAGCACTGATATCAATTTTCCGTAACGTACCAATTTTGCATCCGAAACGTTCTTATCAATGGATTTTTTATAGATGTCATAGCAGAATACAGTACTTGCGGAATTCAGTACGCTATTGAAGGTACTAAGAACCGCACCAAGAATAACTGCTGCAAAAAAACCGAATAAATACGTGGGGAGTACTTTTTTCACCAGCATGGGGTAAATCAAATCCGGTGTTTTATAATAAGCGTCTTGAAAATAGTAAAAGGCGATCAAGCCCGGCAATACAATGATCAATGGTACCAGAAGCTTAAGAACACCCGTATAAATGAGACCTTTTTGTGCTTCAACCAAATTCTTTGCTCCAAACGCTCTTTGAATGATGGCTTGGTTCATTCCCCAAAAATAAATTTGATTGATCATCAACCCAGTAAACAATACGGAGAAGGGCAAAACGGAATCTGGCTTTCCAATAATATCAAATTTATCGGGAGCAAAATTATATACCGTAGATAGTCCTTCAAGAATATTACCGCTACCAATTTCATACAAAGCAATTCCAGGTATCAATAAGCCGCCCAACATAAGCCCTACCCCATTTAAAGTGTCTGAATATGCAACGGCTTTTAATCCTCCAAAAATGGCATAAAAAGAGCCTATAACCCCAATGACCAAGACCATATAGATCATCGCCATTCTCCGTGGAACATTAAAAAGTGCAGAAAAATCGAAAACACTTTCAATGTTAATAGCGCCCGAGTACAGTACAATTGGCAACAGGGTGACCACAAAGGAAAGCATTAATAAAAAGGCCACTATAGAACGCGTGGTGCCATCAAAACGCTTTTCCAAGAACTCTGGGATAGTGGTTAAACCCATTCGGATAAACCGCGGCAAAAAGAAAATTGCAGCAATGACAAGCGCAATTGCTGAAGTAACCTCCCAAGCAATGACGATAATTCCATTTTTATATGAACTACCATTCATTCCGATCAAATGCTCGGTAGAAATATTTGTCAAGATCATTGACCCGGCAATTATGGGCCCTGTCAGACTTTTTCCTGCTAAAAAGTAGCCTTTTGCCGTTTTGAAATTATCTTTTCGAAGCTTATAAACCGTGTAAAAGATGACGAATAGCGTAAATCCAAAAAAGCCAATATATGCTGAGTTCATTCTGGCAGTTACCTAATTAGAACTTCAATGTTGCCGGTAAATATTTGGCAACCAAATCTTCATAATAAGGCTTTAAGGCTTTAGCATCAGGTGGTGTGGGTGCTTTTGAATATAAGTCGTATGGGTTGAATTTTTTTACCCACTCAAACATTTCATGGTCTTTTTTGTTCATTAAATGATCGTAAGCCCCTTCACGGTGTTGGGCATAAAACGAGTGGTAACGGATCATATAAAGTGCTGGTTCGGGCAAATAATCTTTCATGATTTGATAGAGGTATTCATCATGCCCCCAACTCATTTTTACATTATCCAACCCGCAATTTTCCTTGTATACCCCCAACTTACTTGTATATCTTTCGTCTTTTGAATCTGGATTCTCATCAAAAAATTCAGGATATACTATTTTATCCGAAAAGGCACATCCTACGGGAAAGGTATCGCCCACAACGGCCCACTGTGGTTCACCGAAGAGACAAAGTACTTTGCCCATATCGTGCAAGAAACCGGTCAATACAAACCAGTCGGGATGTCCATCTGCACGAATCGCTTCTGATGTTTGCAACAAGTGTTGCAATTGATCTAAATCGATATCTGGATCACTGTCATCGACAAGCGTATTAAGAAAATCGACAGCTTCCCAGAGTGTCATGGTACGTTTATCAAATTTTAGAAATTCCGCTTCCTTTTCTTTTACGAAACTGTAGGTCTGAAATTTATGGTTCAACCGATAGAATTCACGTACACCATCAACCCTTTCGGAATCTACATAATTTCTATAGTCTTCTTTCTCTTTTATGGTTTCGTCAGGGTCTGGGTAGCGTTGTAACAAATCGTCTTCCCAGTCATCCACATCGTTCATTGGCTGTCGAAGGTTCTTATTTTCAGATGGTTTCATAGACGCTGTATTTAGTTAATTTAGAAAAATGAAAGTACTATTTCGTAAACTTTACGATATGGAATATCATATCAAAAACATGGACATTTTAAAATTCCATGCTTTATAGCGATTTCGCTTGTACACTATTTTTAATCAGTTGGCTGGGCGGATAGCCAAATTGCTTTTTAAAACAACGACTGAAATACAAGGGATCGTTGAATCCTACTAAGACAGATACCTCAGAAACATTATATCTTCTGCTTTTCAACAACACTGCTGCCTGTTTTAAACGTATTGTTCGAATGAATTCATTAGGTGCCAAATCGGTTAATTCTTTGATTTTCCTATATAGTTTAGAAGAACTCATACCTAGTTCTTGGCACAGTAACGAAGTGGTCAAATCTGCTTCGCCAATTTTTTCATCAATCAGCCTGGTTATTCTTTTCATAAACTCTTCATCGATAGGCGAGTGCGTCAAAAGGGATATTTCGCTATCAACTTCACCAGAAAATTTAGCCTTCAGTTCTTTGCGTGAATTTATAATATTGACGATTCTTGTCTTTAGCAAAGCAGGATCAAAAGGTTTTACCATATAGCCGTCCGCACCCACATTGTATCCTTGCACTTTATCCTCATTTTCTGAGCGTGCCGTAAGCAAAATAACAGGAATATGGCTTATGGCTTGGTCTTGTTTCAGTTCTTCACAGAATTGTAGTCCATCCATGACAGGCATCATAATGTCCGCAACACATAGTATGGGCATTATCTTACGGCACATTAACAGGCCTTCTTCCCCATCCTCTGCACAATATACTTTATAGTATTCCGAAAGATACTCCTCAATATAATTACGCAATTCAATATTATCTTCTATAATGAGTATTTTCTCTTTAATATGGGTCGATTGTACTATCTTCTTCTTATGGGCCGTTTTTCCTAATGTCTTTATACTCGACCCTTTTACCGATATATTACGTATTTCACTATCATCAAAGTACTTTCGTTTTATAGGCAACTTCACTGTAAAAATTGACCCCTTGTTAGGCTCACTTTGAAGTAAAATTGTTCCCTTATGTACCTCAACAAGGGACTTTACCAATGAGAGGCCAATACCTGAACCAGTAGTACTATCTTTACTGTTTCTTGCTTGGTAAAAGCGTGAAAAAATGTTTTTTTGAGCCGATTGTGGTATACCAATACCATTATCGCTGACTTCGAGCAGTAAATGCTTTTTTGAATCGTCGGCAAACCCCACAAATAGGTCTACACTACCATTACTATCAGTAAATTTTATCGCATTGGATAAAAGATTGTACAGTATCTTATCCAATTTGTCCTTGTCTATCCATCCAGTTATAATGTCATACTCACAATTAAAGTTGAACGATATATTCTTGCTGATGGCCCAATCTTTAAATGAGTCAAAAATATCCTGACATTGCTGTAGTATATCGATTTGACTAACTTTTAGGCTCAACTCTCCTGTTTGCGCCTTTCTAAAGTCCAATATTTGGTTGACCAGGTTTAGCAATCGATTGGCATTTTGATGGATAAGCTGGGAACGTGACTCCAAAAAATGATTTTGTATTTCGGTCGACTTTTTAACAAGATCTTTGGCCGGCCCTAAAATCAACGTCAGAGGTGTTCTAAGTTCGTGTGAAATGTTGGTGAAAAATCGAAATTTTTCATTGTTCAGTTTTTCAATGCGCTCTTGTTTTATTTTTTCAAAAAGCAATGCTTGACGCAGACGAGATTTATTCTTTAATTCCCGTCGAACAACAAAAAACACAATCAACAAAACAAAAAATGTGATCAATAAAGCTTCCGGAGTTAACCAAAATGGTGATTTTATAGTGACATCATAAGTAGCCAAATCACTCCAATATCCATTGCTATTGCTGGAACGTAGCTTGAAGGTGTACTTGTCGGGATAAAGGTTCGTGTACTGTACGGTTCTCGAATTGCTTCCAACACTGATCCAATCTTCATCAAAACCTTCTAGCATGTACTCGTATTTGTTCAAACGTTCATTGGAGAAAGAAGGGTTGGAGAATTGTAGTGAAAAATTGCGGTTATTATAATTGAGATCGACCTTTTTTCCATAATTAAGATCTTGTATATCAAATTTTTGCTTATTGATCTCGACCCCTGGATGTACTACTTTGTTCTGTACTTTAAATTCTGTGACAAACGGTTTTGGCGACCATTGGTTTTCTTTTAAGTTGTAAGGTGAAAAATGAATGACCCCATTCTTGCCTCCAAGAAAGATGTCTGAGCCTGGCACATGATAAAACCCACTTGAACTGAACACATCCAGTCGGTTTCCGCTATTGGTATTATAAACACTGACCTCGTTATCCTGTGTGTCCAATTTGGCAATACTGTTGTTCATGTTCAACCAGAGCATATCATTGGCATCGATTAGCATATCGGTTATCCATTTACCAGATAGCTCCAAAGGACCATCAAACTTCTCAAAAACGTCTTCTTTTGAATTATAATAACTAAGACCAAGTCTTGTCGCGGCCCACAGATTATTCTGGGTGTCTATAATGATATCGCTTACGTTATCATGAGGTAGACCTTCTGGATAATTTGTAGAAGCCCTATAGTTTGTGATATTATTTGTTATCAAATCTAAACTTGCAACACCATCTTCAGTAGCGAACCATACCTTCTTATTATTGTTCTCAACTACTATTTTATTTATGGACCGCCCGGGAAGCAACCTTCCCATGTCTTGAATAGGAGTCAATGTTTTTTTGTCAAACAAAAGTGCCCCGCCCTCAAAAGAACCGGCTATCATAGCAGTATTACTGTACTTGCTAAATGTAAGTACCGATGAGCTTTGAAATCCTAAATCTACATCTCTCCCAGTATTGTTAACATAGTCGTACACCAAAATACGACCGTCCCAAAGCCCACAATAGAAAACTTTACCATCTTCGGAATAGATGCTGGCAATATCATATTTTTTGTCGAAAAGAGGCAAAATCCCATCTTCGTACATGATGAACAACCCATTGTGCCTAGTAGCTACGATTACCTTATCATCGTATGTTTTTGAAAATCCACGTATTCGAGGAACTTGATTGTCGATGTGCAATGAGATGCTCTTATTAAGCTTGAACTGGTTTTTGTATGGGTCATATTTATCAAGACCGTCTTCGGTGCCTATCCACAGCACTCCAGAAGTATCAAAATAAAGTGCATAGACGAGATTGTCCACAACAGAACTATCATCTGAAAGTATGGTGTAGTGCCAATCGAAATTTCCATCTGCTACATCTTCCAGTTGGTTACAAGTGAGAAGACCACCCAAGGTACCAACCCAATATTGCCCTTCTGGGGAACGCGCCACAGAAATAAAATGAGGGCCCAATTGTTCTCTAACTCCTCTATCTTGGATATATAGATCTTTAAAAACATTTTCTTCCTTATCTAATTTATAAAGACCATTTCGTGTACCTATGAAGATGTCAGATTTATGGTCTTGATAAATAAAATTCAAATAAGGGTTTTGTTCTTCTAGACCAGCAGTGGCTAACGTATACTGGAATATCTGATTACTATTGCCATCACTATTCAAAACTATCCTTGCCACAGATTTTTTACCGTACGTACCGACCCAAATATTTCCTTCGTGATCTTCAAAGATTTCCTTGACGTATTTGAATCCGTCGATATCAATCTTTATGAAACTATCCTCAATTCGCGAGTACCTGTACAGTCCGCGGGTCTTTGTACCGACCCATACTCTCTTTTTACTATCTACAAGCACAGAACGTATTTCGCTATCGCCCAAACTATCTGGATTACCCGCCTCTGGCAAAAACGTTCGAAAGGAATGTCGCTCTAGATTCAAATGTGTCAATCCATTTCTGGTACCGATCCAAAGTTCATTCGAATCGCTATCGAACTCCAATGCTGTGATATCATCATTATTGAGTCCGTATGTATTGGTCACGCTACTCAAGTAAGGTTTGAACTGGTATCCATCAAAACGATTGAGACCCGAAAATGTACCCAACCATAAAAAACCGTTGTTGTCCTGTGTGATGTGGCGAACAGAATTATGGGACAACCCATCATTATCATTGTAATGTTCAAACTTGATATTCTGCGAATTCCCTATGAAACACAGAAATAGTATGGAAATCAATTCTTTCCGGTACAGTCTTTCACAAAATTGGAACAGCAAATGCATAGTGTAATTTACAATTTATCAATCACTTACTACTGATTTTTCGGCATCCAACCGTTCTATGGTTCCAGTTTTCAAATCAATGGTAAAATTATTGGAGGGTTCACCGTTAAAAGAGCTATAAAAAATACTTGACCAGGACCGTAGGTTTTCCTCTTCTGAATTTTGCCACTGTTCGCACAACAGTTCATATAGTTTCAGTCGATGAGCGCCTATTTCTGAAAAAGCAAGCTCATCCGCCTTATACATTTTATAAAAATCAAGAACCATATCAAAACCAGTCCATTCTTCAAAATCCGCAATGGTAACATCGATTGAATCCAGTTGGGTTGAAAGTTCACCGAAATTTACGGTACTCTCAGAGAGTAATTCTTTTCCCGATTTTAATACCATGTTATCCACAAATTGTTTGGGCCAATCATCTGGAATAAATCGAAAACGAATCAATTCATGTAAATGCCAATCGGTGAAGTCTTTATAGTTTTTTGAACTTAAGATATCCTTGTCCCAAATTCGCGTATCCTGATTGTTTTTCAAATGTTTGTGTTCGTTGTAATACAATGAAAACAACGAGTTAAATTCGGAAACATCATGTAATGGAACAGTTTCAACTTGATATTCATGCGCGGAGTTTAAAGTCAATATCTTGTAAGCCGATGGATAAGCGGCCAGTGATGGGGTCTGTATATTAAAGAGAGTGTTATCTTTTGCTGAGGTATGCACTCCTGTATCATTTAGATGCATATGACCCCCAAAATGGATTTGTAGTCCGGCATCGGCAAAAATTTCTGCTACTTCCTTGTCCGGAATCCTTCGAGACTGCATTTTATCGATTCCAAAAAGAGTTTTAATTGCTTCTGATGCTCCATCGTTGAATTCTACCATTGGGTAATGACTAAAAGCAATCAGATTTTTATCCCTCAGCTTGGCTTCATTGGATACTTTCCTCACCCATTCGACCAAATGTTTTTTATGTACAATAACATCATTATAGCCAATGCTTGCTCCATGAAAATGAGTGGACGCATTCGTGTCGTTTGCCATATTTTCTTTTGGCACATATACATTGCCATCGATTGCCAAAAGCCATATTCCTGGAACAGGTTCCACCAAATAGCTCACATCTGGAATGGGACTATTCGTATTTGATATACGATACACTCTTTTTGTCAATGGCGCTTCATCGCTCGCCTTATTGTGCGTATAATCATCATATGAGTAAGTGCTGTAGGGAGTTTCCCAATACAAAAACTCTTTTTTTGGATAAAACCCAAAATCAGCCAGTTCATCGATAATCTCTTGATATCCCCATTCTTTGATGTCCTGGGTAATAACAGGGGTCAATACCCCTGTTTTAGAGCGTTGAACCATACTCGAATCACTATAGATAGCTTGTTCCCGACCATCTTCTCCAAGAAAATCCGTTTTGCCGGCATCTTGGGTAAATGGTCTTACAGGATCATGGTTTCCCGTAGTCATTAAAAATTGAATCCCATGGGTTTTTGAATAGTCTTTTAGTATTTTCTGAAGTGCCCTAACATTCATAGGTTGTCCATCATCGGTAAAATCACCAGGAAGAACTACTAGCTTAATATTTCTTTTCGCTATATCTTCTAATGCTGTGGTAAAGGCAAAATAGTTTTCATTGAACAAGCGGGTAGAGCGTAATTGCGCTCCCATGGTTCTAATTGTATTATGTCTACCGGTTTCCGAATTTAAAACACCTTTGTAATCGGTATCTGAAAATTCCGCATATATATCCTGAAGGTGTATATCTGCCAAAAATGCAATTTTCCTTGCTTCTTTTTGTTCCCTCTTTTTTTCACAAGACAAGGGGAGCACTAAAAGGACAAGGAAAAATCTTCCTAGCATAATTTTACCTCTGAATCCGCTCATAGACACCTTTTTCAAAATATACTTGATAATCCGAAGAAAATAAGGTTGTTGGAATATAGTAATCCGTAGAAATAATCTGCGCTCCAGAAGCTTTTGCTTTTTCAAATCGGGTATAGTCGTTGCTACGTGCCTCCTTAGTTCCGGCATCTGCCCTTGTGCGCACCAAATAGCCTTTTGCAACCAAGGTCTTGATGTGGTCAAAATCTTTTATTGGGTCATTGATGATGCGAAATGCCGCCTCAGGATTTCCTTCGGGAATATTCACAAACAATATTCTATTTTTCAAAGATGGATGCTCGTCGATATAGGCATTGATTTTTCTTTCCTTTTCATCAAGTACAAAAATAAATCTGCCTTTCATAGCCTTTAAATTTGGCCATCCCCTTGTGGTTATGGCTTTTTCCAAACTATTATAATTACCACGTACCATATCGGGCGTAATGAGTTTATCTTTAGGTAGAACACTAGTGATTTCTAAATCCAAACTATCCAAAGCCGCTTTTGTAAACGGCAACGGTTCGGTAGTTTGTGGTACGCTACTATCTTTTGCATTGATCAGTATAAAGATAGGACAGTGATCTGGATTTTTATCAGACCATTTTTTTAATTCGCGAAGCCCATTTTTAAACAATAATTGATGGCTTCTAAAATCAATATCTTGGATATGGAACATTTTTAGGCCAGGTTCTTTCAACTCAGAATTTATATCAAAGGGCAAGGGAGTTTCCCCGGTTTGCTTTATGATGGCAATGCCTTTTGGTTTGGCATATCTGCCACCTATGGGATCATGAAAAATATCAAGTTCTAAGTTGCGTAAACCTAAATCCAATTGATCTGTTAATGATGGATGGTCGTACTGTAAAGACTTTGCCATTGTTGAATCCAATTTAAAAAGGTAGTTCCATAATGGTTTTTCAATAGCAATTTTATAACTATTGTGACTGCCAATAACCTGAATGTCGTTCAAGGCGATTTCTGATTGACCATATCCACTTGAATGTAACAGAAAAATCAAGAAGAATAGATGGAGTTTTTCTTTGAAACACATTACCTGCTAATTCTTATTTTGATTCTACGAATTCTACGTTGGTCAATTTAACCACAATAGGATTGGGCCAAATTTTATCATTGTAAAGTCTTTGTGCTTTACTTATTGAGATTTCCAATAAATCTTCATGTTGAACAAATCTTGATTTGGGAATATTTTCAGGCCAATATTCAACTACAAGATCATTTTGTCCCAATACCGAAATTGTTGTATTCGATGTTGCTTTCAGATTTTTTATCAGAAAGTTTCGCCGTCTTCCTTTGAACCAATCTTTTTGCTCGGTTACAAATGCGTACACAGCGTTCTCATCTTCGTTTTGGGTGAA
The nucleotide sequence above comes from Flagellimonas sp. HMM57. Encoded proteins:
- a CDS encoding metallophosphoesterase, whose protein sequence is MSGFRGKIMLGRFFLVLLVLPLSCEKKREQKEARKIAFLADIHLQDIYAEFSDTDYKGVLNSETGRHNTIRTMGAQLRSTRLFNENYFAFTTALEDIAKRNIKLVVLPGDFTDDGQPMNVRALQKILKDYSKTHGIQFLMTTGNHDPVRPFTQDAGKTDFLGEDGREQAIYSDSSMVQRSKTGVLTPVITQDIKEWGYQEIIDELADFGFYPKKEFLYWETPYSTYSYDDYTHNKASDEAPLTKRVYRISNTNSPIPDVSYLVEPVPGIWLLAIDGNVYVPKENMANDTNASTHFHGASIGYNDVIVHKKHLVEWVRKVSNEAKLRDKNLIAFSHYPMVEFNDGASEAIKTLFGIDKMQSRRIPDKEVAEIFADAGLQIHFGGHMHLNDTGVHTSAKDNTLFNIQTPSLAAYPSAYKILTLNSAHEYQVETVPLHDVSEFNSLFSLYYNEHKHLKNNQDTRIWDKDILSSKNYKDFTDWHLHELIRFRFIPDDWPKQFVDNMVLKSGKELLSESTVNFGELSTQLDSIDVTIADFEEWTGFDMVLDFYKMYKADELAFSEIGAHRLKLYELLCEQWQNSEEENLRSWSSIFYSSFNGEPSNNFTIDLKTGTIERLDAEKSVVSD
- a CDS encoding phosphatidylinositol-specific phospholipase C1-like protein; the encoded protein is MIFLLHSSGYGQSEIALNDIQVIGSHNSYKIAIEKPLWNYLFKLDSTMAKSLQYDHPSLTDQLDLGLRNLELDIFHDPIGGRYAKPKGIAIIKQTGETPLPFDINSELKEPGLKMFHIQDIDFRSHQLLFKNGLRELKKWSDKNPDHCPIFILINAKDSSVPQTTEPLPFTKAALDSLDLEITSVLPKDKLITPDMVRGNYNSLEKAITTRGWPNLKAMKGRFIFVLDEKERKINAYIDEHPSLKNRILFVNIPEGNPEAAFRIINDPIKDFDHIKTLVAKGYLVRTRADAGTKEARSNDYTRFEKAKASGAQIISTDYYIPTTLFSSDYQVYFEKGVYERIQR